A part of Synechococcus sp. KORDI-49 genomic DNA contains:
- a CDS encoding DUF3122 domain-containing protein — protein MRRLLCSVLAALLLVLLTPGLAWAQVHQHENENGVAMVRSLESLRDLDYVSWQAVAYREGAAGGPVVLRIVGYPGKLRLDHPIDLQVFAGRREWSLPDITLKNPALAQDGRDAAAEFALDPLLADLSNNRPLRLVLPGVFTELPVPPYVVGEWRSLQELPLS, from the coding sequence ATGCGTCGCTTGCTCTGCAGTGTTTTGGCTGCACTGCTGCTTGTTCTGCTGACTCCCGGGCTCGCCTGGGCGCAGGTTCATCAGCACGAGAACGAAAACGGCGTCGCCATGGTTCGCAGTCTGGAAAGTCTCCGGGACCTTGATTACGTCAGCTGGCAGGCCGTGGCCTACAGGGAAGGAGCCGCCGGCGGGCCGGTGGTGTTGCGCATCGTCGGCTACCCCGGAAAACTCAGGCTTGACCATCCCATCGATCTGCAGGTGTTCGCAGGCCGGCGTGAGTGGTCTCTGCCGGACATCACGCTGAAGAATCCAGCCCTCGCTCAGGACGGACGGGATGCTGCCGCTGAATTCGCGCTGGATCCTCTGCTGGCAGATCTGAGCAACAATCGCCCTTTGCGGCTCGTGCTGCCGGGAGTGTTCACGGAGTTGCCGGTGCCCCCTTACGTGGTGGGTGAGTGGCGATCGCTGCAGGAGTTGCCCCTGAGCTGA